A stretch of the Desulfovibrio sp. Huiquan2017 genome encodes the following:
- a CDS encoding choloylglycine hydrolase family protein — protein sequence MSFHSKLLYLFLFFTAGLFALPALASACTGMRVIAEDGSVIWTRSMEFGSDIQSSLIVSPHGMKWVSDAPGQNKGLRWTAKYGFVGPTAWNMPLPIEGMNEQGLYAGGFWMVTGETRFPDVKAAEYPHTVAQTYMVAWLLTNFSTVDEVKAALPKIAVAGVEVAALHTTPLAHWYVMDATGKGVVIESINGKVTIQDNPVGVLTNSPSFDWHLTHLRQFINLHPDNVASTKLGDYSLSPLGEGTGMLGLPGDFTPPSRFVRAAYLVNAVNQPANADEAVSLGMNLIAGFAISKGISRGIGADGKPEFDYTQWTTVYDLARKALYMRTYENQNYKVVHFNKLSLGGGKNLTIPLDRGFGPYEDVSGQAK from the coding sequence ATGTCCTTTCACAGTAAACTTCTTTATCTTTTCCTTTTCTTCACCGCAGGGCTGTTCGCCCTTCCGGCTTTGGCGTCCGCCTGCACGGGCATGCGCGTGATCGCCGAGGACGGTTCCGTAATTTGGACCCGCTCCATGGAGTTCGGCAGCGACATCCAGTCATCGCTGATAGTTTCCCCGCATGGAATGAAGTGGGTTTCGGACGCCCCCGGCCAAAACAAAGGCTTGCGCTGGACCGCCAAATACGGCTTTGTCGGCCCTACCGCCTGGAATATGCCGCTCCCCATCGAGGGCATGAACGAACAGGGCCTGTATGCGGGCGGATTCTGGATGGTCACGGGAGAGACCCGTTTCCCCGACGTGAAGGCCGCTGAATATCCCCATACCGTGGCCCAAACGTACATGGTGGCATGGCTGTTGACGAATTTCTCCACCGTGGACGAGGTCAAGGCCGCCCTGCCCAAGATCGCGGTCGCAGGCGTGGAAGTCGCGGCTCTTCACACGACCCCCCTGGCCCATTGGTACGTCATGGACGCCACAGGCAAAGGCGTCGTCATCGAGTCCATCAACGGCAAGGTAACCATCCAGGACAACCCGGTGGGCGTCCTCACCAACTCGCCCTCCTTCGACTGGCATCTGACGCATCTGCGCCAGTTCATCAACTTGCACCCGGACAACGTGGCTTCCACCAAGCTCGGCGATTATTCGCTGAGCCCTCTGGGAGAGGGAACGGGCATGCTCGGGCTCCCCGGCGACTTCACTCCGCCGTCCCGCTTCGTCCGCGCGGCCTATCTGGTCAACGCCGTGAATCAGCCGGCCAACGCCGACGAGGCCGTATCCCTGGGCATGAACCTCATCGCCGGCTTCGCCATCTCCAAAGGTATCTCCCGGGGCATAGGCGCCGATGGGAAGCCGGAATTCGACTACACCCAATGGACCACCGTCTACGATCTGGCGCGCAAGGCCCTGTACATGCGCACCTATGAGAACCAGAACTACAAGGTCGTCCATTTCAACAAGCTGTCCCTGGGCGGCGGCAAGAACCTCACCATTCCCTTGGATCGCGGCTTCGGTCCTTACGAAGACGTCAGCGGCCAGGCCAAGTAA
- a CDS encoding efflux RND transporter periplasmic adaptor subunit, protein MRIKTSWLSLILALTALFAFSGCNNDEQVQAHTAQPHMPKVDILTVKATPFNKIMQLPGRISAVRNAEVRARVAGILISRDFEEGSFVKKGQVLFHIDPASFLANQAQAKADLAKAEANLADYEATLNRYAPLLTAKVISQQDYDTAAANYKVAKAEKEAAEAAVRTSSLDLSYATVEAPISGKIGAAFVTEGALVGKNEATALAKIQQLDPIYADINQPVAQYLQVRAAMNANKGAGKEPEVSVLIDNVDYTEKGRLLFSDVSVDEKTGQVSLRCEFPNSDGMLLPGLFVRIQIKLPEDGTTIYIPQRAVSMSQVGGSTVFVLDEKNTVQLRSIKTGEMRGDLWQILDGLEPGERVIVNGANKVKPGMTLDPGQGAADKVAAQ, encoded by the coding sequence ATGCGCATCAAGACCTCTTGGTTGTCGCTGATTTTGGCCTTGACCGCCCTGTTCGCCTTTTCCGGGTGCAACAACGATGAACAGGTCCAGGCCCATACGGCACAGCCGCATATGCCCAAGGTTGATATCCTCACTGTGAAGGCTACTCCGTTCAATAAAATAATGCAGCTGCCCGGCCGCATATCCGCAGTCAGAAATGCCGAGGTCAGAGCCCGCGTGGCCGGCATCCTGATCAGCCGAGACTTCGAGGAAGGCAGCTTCGTCAAGAAGGGGCAGGTCCTCTTCCACATAGATCCGGCCTCGTTCCTGGCGAACCAGGCCCAGGCCAAAGCCGATCTGGCCAAGGCGGAAGCCAATCTGGCCGACTACGAGGCCACCTTGAACCGCTACGCCCCCTTGCTCACAGCCAAGGTCATCAGCCAGCAGGACTATGATACCGCCGCCGCCAACTACAAGGTCGCCAAGGCGGAAAAGGAAGCCGCCGAGGCGGCAGTCAGGACCTCCAGCCTGGACCTGAGCTACGCCACCGTGGAAGCGCCTATCTCCGGGAAAATCGGCGCCGCCTTTGTCACGGAAGGTGCCCTGGTCGGCAAGAACGAGGCCACCGCCCTGGCCAAGATTCAACAGCTCGATCCCATTTACGCCGACATCAACCAGCCCGTGGCCCAGTATCTCCAGGTCCGGGCGGCCATGAATGCGAACAAGGGCGCAGGCAAGGAGCCCGAGGTTTCGGTGCTCATCGACAACGTGGACTACACCGAAAAGGGCCGTCTGCTTTTCTCGGACGTGTCCGTGGATGAAAAGACCGGTCAGGTCTCCCTGCGGTGCGAATTCCCCAACAGTGACGGCATGCTTTTACCCGGATTGTTCGTCCGCATACAGATCAAGCTGCCTGAGGATGGAACGACCATCTATATTCCCCAGCGCGCGGTATCCATGTCCCAGGTCGGCGGTTCCACCGTCTTCGTGCTGGATGAGAAGAATACGGTCCAGTTGCGCTCGATCAAGACCGGCGAAATGCGGGGCGACCTCTGGCAGATCCTCGACGGCCTGGAGCCGGGCGAACGCGTGATCGTCAACGGGGCCAATAAGGTCAAACCGGGCATGACTCTTGATCCGGGCCAGGGCGCTGCGGACAAGGTCGCCGCGCAGTAG
- a CDS encoding efflux RND transporter permease subunit — MSEFFINRPNFAWVVAIFISLAGLLALPSMSMEKFPAVAPPQIAIKLVYPGASATTLNDTVVSQIEEELNGAKGMLYYESVSYSNGTAEITVTFKPGTDPDFAQVDVQNRLSNAESSLPDAVLDQGIEVEQTSAGFLMVYAMVYDEAKGQDPQVLADLMARNVNNEVRRIEGVGKVQFFAAESAMRVWVNPQKLLSYDLSISDVNQAIRAQNVQVPAGSFGSRPGNADQELAATLLVQGMLQTPEEFGRIVLRADVDGSVVHLSDVARIEVGPESYNTQARINGMETAAAAVQLAPGGNALGTVERVRAKLDEIQQTLPEGVKLIVPLDTAKFVDVAIEKVVHTLFEAMILVFLVMFLFLQNFRYTLVPSIVVPVCLLGTFGVMYALGFSINMMTMFGMVLAIGILVDDAIVVVENVERIMSTEGLSPKEATSKAMKQISGAVVGITLVLSAVFFPLGFMSGSVGVIYRQFAVSVAVSILISGFLALTMTPALCATLLKPVAKGSHETKEGFFGWFNRRFDRLGKAYQGLTGRLVARTGRVMLIYLVILAGLGYTYMRLPSGFVPEEDQGYMVCSMQLPPGATYPRTLTQIKKVEQFFKDTPAVEYGFTVLGFSFSGQGQNAAAAFPMFRDWSERGDGESATDLILKANMAFSGLDDGFAFAVNPAPIDGLGNTGGFSLRLEDRGGVGRAVLGQAAGMILQQANASPILAYARLDGLPDAPQLRVDIDREKAETLGVSFSDIKTVLASAFGSSTINDFANRSRMQSVVVQADAKYRRSPESLNELYVPNSAGDQVPLTSVINTKWEPGPVQMVRYNGYESFRLTGDAAPGHSSGEVMAEMERIMRQLPKGVGYEWTELSYQEQQSGSQAPMLFSLALLVVFLLLVALYESWAIPLSVMLIVPIGALGSVLMVTVLGMSNDVYFKVGLITIIGLAAKNAILIVEFAKDLHATGVGLMDSAIQAAGLRFRPILMTSMAFILGVIPLAVATGAGAASQRAIGTGVIGGMLSASVLGIVFAPVFFVGVLSLVGRLRGKKTQTPTNGPSE; from the coding sequence ATGTCAGAATTTTTTATTAACAGACCCAACTTTGCTTGGGTCGTGGCCATATTCATCTCCCTGGCCGGCCTTCTGGCCCTGCCGTCTATGTCCATGGAGAAATTCCCGGCCGTCGCGCCGCCGCAAATCGCCATCAAACTGGTCTACCCGGGCGCCTCGGCAACGACCCTCAATGACACGGTCGTCAGTCAGATCGAGGAGGAGTTGAACGGTGCCAAGGGTATGCTGTACTACGAGTCGGTCAGCTACTCCAACGGCACGGCCGAGATCACGGTCACCTTCAAGCCCGGGACCGATCCCGACTTCGCCCAGGTCGATGTGCAGAACCGGCTTTCCAACGCCGAATCGAGCCTGCCCGATGCCGTTCTGGATCAAGGTATCGAGGTCGAGCAGACCAGCGCGGGTTTTTTGATGGTCTACGCCATGGTCTACGACGAGGCCAAAGGTCAGGATCCGCAGGTCCTGGCCGATCTCATGGCCCGCAACGTCAACAATGAGGTTCGCCGTATCGAGGGCGTGGGCAAGGTCCAGTTCTTTGCCGCGGAAAGCGCCATGCGCGTCTGGGTGAATCCTCAGAAGCTGCTCAGCTACGACCTGTCCATCAGCGACGTGAACCAGGCCATCCGGGCCCAGAACGTCCAGGTCCCGGCGGGCAGTTTCGGCTCCAGGCCCGGCAATGCGGATCAGGAGCTGGCGGCCACCCTGCTTGTCCAGGGAATGCTGCAGACCCCGGAGGAGTTCGGCCGTATCGTGTTGCGCGCCGACGTGGACGGCTCCGTTGTCCATCTGTCCGACGTGGCCCGCATTGAAGTCGGTCCGGAATCCTATAATACCCAGGCTCGTATCAACGGCATGGAAACCGCAGCGGCGGCCGTTCAGTTGGCCCCGGGCGGGAACGCCCTGGGGACGGTGGAGCGTGTACGGGCAAAGCTCGATGAAATCCAGCAGACCCTCCCCGAGGGGGTCAAGCTGATCGTGCCGCTGGACACGGCCAAGTTCGTGGATGTGGCCATTGAGAAGGTGGTCCATACGCTGTTCGAGGCCATGATCCTGGTCTTCCTGGTCATGTTTCTGTTTTTGCAGAACTTCCGCTATACGCTGGTTCCGTCCATTGTCGTGCCCGTCTGCCTGCTGGGCACCTTCGGGGTCATGTACGCCCTGGGCTTTTCCATCAACATGATGACTATGTTCGGCATGGTGCTGGCCATCGGCATCCTGGTCGACGACGCCATCGTGGTGGTGGAAAACGTGGAGCGCATCATGTCGACGGAGGGACTGTCTCCCAAGGAAGCCACCAGCAAGGCCATGAAGCAGATTTCCGGGGCCGTTGTCGGCATCACCCTGGTGTTGTCCGCCGTGTTCTTTCCCCTGGGCTTTATGAGCGGATCGGTCGGCGTCATCTATCGTCAGTTTGCTGTTTCCGTGGCCGTCTCCATTCTCATTTCCGGGTTCCTGGCCCTGACCATGACCCCGGCCCTGTGCGCCACGCTGCTCAAGCCCGTGGCCAAGGGAAGCCATGAAACCAAAGAGGGATTTTTCGGCTGGTTCAATCGCCGTTTCGACAGGCTCGGCAAGGCGTATCAGGGCCTGACCGGTCGCCTTGTGGCCCGAACCGGGCGCGTGATGCTCATCTATCTGGTTATTCTGGCAGGCCTTGGCTACACGTATATGCGCCTGCCGTCCGGCTTCGTCCCGGAAGAGGATCAAGGATACATGGTTTGCAGCATGCAACTTCCCCCCGGCGCCACCTATCCCCGGACCCTGACCCAGATCAAGAAGGTGGAGCAGTTCTTCAAGGACACACCTGCCGTGGAGTACGGTTTTACCGTTCTGGGATTCAGTTTCTCCGGGCAAGGGCAGAATGCGGCAGCCGCCTTCCCCATGTTCAGGGACTGGTCCGAGCGCGGCGACGGCGAATCCGCAACGGATCTCATTCTCAAGGCGAACATGGCCTTTTCCGGTCTGGACGACGGCTTCGCCTTCGCCGTGAACCCGGCCCCCATCGACGGCCTGGGCAATACCGGCGGCTTCTCCCTCCGTCTGGAGGACAGGGGCGGCGTGGGCAGGGCTGTGCTGGGGCAGGCTGCGGGCATGATCCTGCAACAGGCCAACGCCTCGCCAATTTTGGCCTACGCCCGATTGGACGGCCTGCCCGACGCGCCCCAGCTGCGCGTGGACATCGACCGGGAAAAGGCCGAGACGCTGGGCGTCAGTTTCAGCGACATCAAAACGGTTCTGGCCAGTGCCTTCGGCTCCAGTACGATCAACGATTTCGCCAATAGGAGCCGGATGCAGAGCGTCGTGGTCCAGGCCGACGCCAAATACCGGCGCAGCCCGGAGAGCCTCAATGAACTCTACGTCCCCAACTCCGCAGGCGATCAGGTGCCTCTGACTTCGGTGATCAACACCAAGTGGGAACCCGGTCCGGTGCAGATGGTCCGCTACAACGGCTATGAGAGCTTCAGGCTCACCGGCGACGCGGCTCCGGGACACAGTTCCGGCGAAGTCATGGCCGAGATGGAGCGCATCATGCGGCAACTGCCTAAAGGGGTCGGTTACGAGTGGACCGAGTTGTCTTATCAGGAACAGCAATCCGGCTCCCAGGCCCCGATGCTCTTCTCCCTGGCCTTGCTTGTGGTCTTCCTGCTGCTGGTGGCCCTGTACGAGAGTTGGGCCATTCCGCTGTCGGTCATGCTTATCGTGCCCATCGGCGCCCTGGGCTCCGTGCTTATGGTTACCGTGCTGGGCATGAGCAACGACGTCTACTTCAAGGTGGGTCTGATCACGATCATCGGCCTGGCGGCCAAGAACGCGATCCTGATCGTGGAGTTCGCCAAGGATCTCCACGCCACGGGAGTCGGACTCATGGATTCCGCCATCCAGGCGGCGGGATTACGCTTCCGTCCGATCCTCATGACTTCCATGGCCTTTATCCTGGGCGTCATTCCGTTGGCCGTCGCCACCGGGGCGGGAGCCGCTAGCCAGAGGGCCATCGGCACGGGTGTTATCGGCGGCATGCTGAGCGCCTCGGTGCTCGGCATCGTGTTCGCACCGGTTTTCTTTGTGGGGGTCTTGTCCCTGGTCGGACGGCTCCGCGGCAAGAAGACGCAGACACCGACCAACGGGCCGTCCGAATAG
- a CDS encoding response regulator transcription factor, which translates to MNIYALLVEDDLDLAASLIEYLELEGVTCDHAANGTHGLQLAREYKYDVIMLDRMLPKLDGLSLCARLRRDGLDVPVLMVTARDTLDDKIEGFEAGSDDYLVKPFALKELLLRVQALAKRRSSQPRRYVVGDLIVDTEQHHATRAGVRLALSPKEWALLEYMAKMSPNIVLRDEMQRAVWGEALPESNSLKVHMHKLRLKVDKPFSYPLIKTIPGVGFVLKEPSAV; encoded by the coding sequence ATGAACATATATGCCTTGTTGGTGGAAGACGATCTTGATCTTGCCGCCTCGCTCATAGAATACCTTGAACTGGAAGGCGTCACCTGCGACCATGCCGCCAACGGGACCCATGGCCTCCAGCTCGCACGGGAATACAAATACGACGTCATCATGCTCGATCGCATGCTTCCCAAGCTCGACGGCCTGAGCCTGTGCGCCCGCCTGAGGCGAGACGGGCTGGATGTGCCCGTGCTGATGGTCACCGCCAGGGATACCCTGGATGACAAGATCGAGGGCTTTGAAGCCGGGTCGGACGATTACCTGGTCAAGCCCTTTGCCCTCAAGGAGTTGCTGCTCCGCGTCCAGGCCTTGGCAAAACGCCGGAGCAGCCAACCCAGACGGTACGTGGTCGGCGATCTGATTGTGGATACGGAACAACACCATGCCACCCGGGCCGGTGTGCGATTGGCTCTTTCGCCCAAGGAATGGGCCTTGCTCGAATACATGGCCAAGATGAGCCCGAATATCGTCTTGCGGGACGAGATGCAGCGGGCCGTTTGGGGCGAAGCCCTGCCCGAGAGCAACAGCCTCAAGGTGCATATGCACAAGTTGCGGCTAAAGGTGGATAAGCCCTTTTCCTATCCCCTCATCAAGACCATCCCGGGCGTGGGATTCGTCCTGAAGGAACCGAGTGCAGTGTAA
- a CDS encoding HAMP domain-containing sensor histidine kinase has translation MQCKRSFKKSITAYFVITCAVLVVGYTFFLSQYLTRGFSLFVEFRLEEVAGNYLHTLAEAPDTPLPVEGPIKGYGGYDDLPADIRAALTLEQLMKERFFYVHQGNMHYKTLTVERPDGKYVYLVFATTESQISVEWARRFDFYYFYTPVVAGLLSIAAVLFLAFRMFKVIARPVEELHEWAIGLSPDNLDKGPLRFKYDELNNLAELILDTSRRLVAGVEREKRFQKYTSHELRTPIAIIQNNLELQERLGIAEDNRYRTSHARMVKAVRNMRNLTTSLLWLSRDSDSPLPVEDIKIDEFIREIIEENVYLLEGKDISLKIDLTPVSIRCPRTLAHIILVNLVRNAFQHASEGVIEIRADSSQFEVSNQVNTPESPADDGINGYGLGLQLCVQLVKKIGWSIEVMEEGRRFVVRGDTRG, from the coding sequence GTGCAGTGTAAGCGGAGTTTCAAGAAATCGATCACAGCCTACTTTGTGATCACCTGCGCGGTGTTGGTGGTCGGGTACACTTTTTTCCTGAGCCAGTACCTGACCCGCGGCTTCTCTCTCTTCGTGGAGTTTCGTCTGGAGGAAGTAGCCGGGAATTATCTGCACACGCTTGCCGAGGCCCCCGACACGCCGCTGCCGGTTGAAGGACCTATCAAAGGCTATGGGGGGTACGACGACCTGCCCGCCGACATCCGTGCGGCCTTGACCCTTGAGCAGCTCATGAAAGAGCGCTTCTTCTACGTTCACCAAGGCAACATGCATTACAAAACCCTCACGGTCGAAAGGCCGGACGGGAAATACGTCTACCTGGTTTTCGCCACCACCGAAAGCCAGATCAGCGTGGAGTGGGCGCGCCGTTTCGATTTCTATTACTTCTACACTCCGGTCGTGGCCGGTCTGCTGTCCATCGCGGCGGTCCTGTTCCTGGCTTTTCGCATGTTCAAGGTCATCGCCCGGCCGGTGGAGGAACTGCACGAATGGGCCATCGGCCTGTCGCCGGACAATCTGGACAAGGGGCCGTTGCGATTCAAATATGACGAATTGAACAATCTTGCCGAGCTGATTCTCGACACATCCCGGCGGTTGGTTGCCGGGGTGGAGCGGGAAAAACGATTCCAGAAATACACCAGCCATGAGCTGCGTACCCCCATCGCCATCATCCAAAACAATCTGGAACTGCAGGAGAGGCTGGGCATAGCCGAGGACAACCGCTATCGCACCTCGCACGCCCGCATGGTCAAGGCCGTGCGCAATATGCGCAACCTGACCACCTCCCTGCTGTGGCTCTCGCGAGATTCGGATAGTCCCTTGCCCGTCGAGGACATCAAGATTGACGAATTCATCCGTGAGATCATCGAAGAGAACGTGTATTTGCTGGAAGGGAAGGACATCTCCCTGAAAATCGATCTCACCCCGGTGTCGATCCGATGCCCCCGGACGCTCGCCCATATCATCCTGGTCAATCTCGTCCGCAACGCCTTCCAGCATGCCTCCGAAGGCGTCATTGAGATCAGGGCGGATTCGTCACAGTTCGAAGTTTCCAATCAGGTCAACACGCCGGAATCGCCAGCCGACGACGGCATTAACGGCTATGGCCTGGGACTTCAACTATGTGTCCAGTTGGTGAAGAAGATAGGTTGGAGCATCGAGGTCATGGAGGAGGGCAGGCGTTTTGTTGTGCGCGGGGACACCCGTGGGTAG
- a CDS encoding IclR family transcriptional regulator translates to MDKKSQGIQSVEFAFELLEAFLKIGRPVPLGEAAESLGIGKSKLHKYLTSFVRLGVIEQDASGCYSSGPKLLELGLGILGHMDLVAFCESELHRLRVESGEAAALALWTAQGPLIVRFLENPRPVAVAMRVGFYAPITSSAAGKCFAAHLPETAYAHLVRKELGDDADARRSFEDKLRDVAEQGVAVRSEQNQAIPGAKALACPVFDGRNMIVAAVLLIGFENERGTRPDDAVKLLTESARRLSARLGHTVSD, encoded by the coding sequence ATGGATAAAAAATCTCAGGGCATCCAATCCGTGGAGTTCGCGTTCGAACTGCTTGAGGCGTTTCTAAAGATCGGCAGGCCCGTCCCCTTGGGAGAGGCGGCGGAAAGCTTGGGGATTGGGAAAAGCAAGCTGCACAAATACCTGACGAGCTTCGTCCGCCTGGGAGTGATCGAACAGGACGCTTCCGGCTGCTACAGCTCCGGCCCGAAGCTGTTGGAGCTGGGCTTGGGGATACTCGGGCACATGGATTTAGTGGCTTTTTGCGAGTCCGAACTGCACCGGCTGCGCGTTGAAAGCGGCGAAGCGGCCGCCCTTGCCCTGTGGACGGCGCAGGGGCCGCTCATTGTGCGTTTCCTCGAAAACCCCCGGCCGGTGGCCGTGGCCATGCGCGTGGGGTTCTACGCGCCGATCACCTCCAGCGCGGCGGGCAAATGCTTCGCCGCCCACCTGCCCGAGACCGCTTATGCGCACCTGGTGCGAAAGGAATTGGGAGACGACGCCGACGCGCGTCGAAGCTTCGAGGACAAGTTGCGCGATGTCGCCGAACAGGGGGTCGCGGTCCGCTCCGAGCAAAACCAGGCCATTCCCGGGGCCAAAGCTCTGGCTTGCCCGGTTTTCGACGGGCGGAACATGATCGTCGCCGCCGTCCTTCTGATCGGTTTCGAAAACGAACGGGGCACCCGGCCTGACGATGCCGTCAAACTGCTTACAGAGTCCGCGAGACGACTGTCCGCCCGTCTCGGCCATACCGTTTCCGATTAG
- a CDS encoding L-lactate permease: MPSQLLLAGLALLPIAIIAVFLVGLRWPARRVMPLAFISVALSAAFVWKIPWLLLAAQTVDGVFTAVGILYIVFGALVLLNTLKEDGALSVIRSTFTNVSTDRRIQAIIILWLFGAFLEGAAGFGSTGAVIGPLFLGIGFPPMAAAMLCMIFQSTSVSFGAVGTPILIGISVGLGQGHLPDIATNGLSWSAYINGLGLRVAAIHGVISVFVPLIMVSMMTRFFGSERSFLPGLRAWKFALFGGVCLAVPYYLTARFLGPEFPDVLGGMLGLIPATIAARKGWFLPSDGGWDFPDRSTWDARWEGTMKVDEEIPSSSMSPFRAWLPYVVMAAILFLSRVDALPLKQWLLVLTVKTAPLFGTKVASALQLGYLPGTIFILAAFIALFVHRAPLRAVGVASKSAFSIVVGASTALLVAVPMVKIFIGSGAGLESLPAMPNVLAQVFADSLGSIWPVMSAVIGAMGAFIGGSNTLSNMMFSLFQYKVAVISHLNPEWIVAVQGVGAAAGNMICVHNVIMASAAVGLLGREGDIIRKTIFPAVYYILGAGAAGYIMTQGWGFNFGTIYVLAVAAAVLSAIYAAGKAQRIHEKR, encoded by the coding sequence ATGCCATCGCAATTGCTCCTAGCCGGTTTGGCGCTGTTGCCGATAGCGATCATCGCCGTCTTTCTCGTCGGCCTTCGCTGGCCCGCAAGGCGCGTCATGCCCCTTGCGTTCATCTCCGTCGCATTGTCCGCAGCGTTTGTCTGGAAGATCCCCTGGCTTCTGCTCGCCGCGCAGACCGTGGATGGCGTCTTCACGGCGGTCGGCATATTGTACATAGTTTTCGGAGCCCTCGTCCTTCTCAATACGCTGAAGGAGGATGGGGCGCTGAGCGTTATCCGATCCACGTTCACTAACGTTTCCACGGACAGGCGCATCCAAGCCATCATCATCTTGTGGCTCTTCGGCGCTTTCTTGGAGGGGGCGGCAGGTTTCGGCTCCACCGGAGCGGTCATCGGGCCGCTTTTTCTCGGCATCGGCTTCCCGCCCATGGCCGCTGCGATGCTCTGCATGATCTTTCAGAGCACATCCGTTTCCTTCGGGGCGGTGGGAACGCCCATCCTGATCGGTATTTCGGTCGGTCTCGGGCAGGGCCATCTTCCCGATATCGCGACCAATGGTCTGTCGTGGTCCGCCTACATCAATGGTCTCGGCCTGCGTGTGGCGGCCATCCACGGTGTGATCTCCGTGTTCGTTCCGTTGATCATGGTTTCGATGATGACCCGGTTTTTCGGCAGCGAACGGTCCTTTCTGCCCGGACTCCGCGCATGGAAATTCGCTTTGTTCGGCGGCGTCTGCCTGGCCGTTCCCTATTATTTGACCGCCCGCTTCCTCGGCCCCGAGTTCCCGGACGTCCTGGGCGGCATGCTCGGACTTATCCCGGCCACCATCGCGGCCAGGAAGGGTTGGTTCCTGCCCTCGGACGGTGGATGGGATTTCCCCGACCGTTCGACCTGGGACGCCCGATGGGAAGGCACCATGAAGGTGGACGAGGAGATCCCTTCCAGCTCGATGTCCCCGTTCAGGGCTTGGCTTCCCTACGTGGTCATGGCGGCGATCCTCTTCCTCAGCCGGGTCGATGCCTTGCCCCTCAAGCAGTGGCTGCTCGTCCTGACCGTGAAGACCGCCCCGTTGTTCGGGACCAAGGTGGCCTCGGCTCTCCAGCTCGGCTATCTGCCGGGGACCATCTTCATTCTGGCCGCATTCATTGCGCTGTTCGTTCACAGAGCGCCTCTGCGCGCGGTCGGCGTCGCGTCGAAATCCGCCTTCTCCATTGTCGTGGGAGCGTCCACCGCGCTGCTGGTCGCCGTCCCGATGGTGAAGATATTCATCGGCAGCGGGGCCGGGCTTGAAAGCCTTCCGGCCATGCCCAACGTCCTGGCCCAGGTCTTTGCGGACAGCCTCGGCTCCATCTGGCCGGTCATGTCCGCCGTCATCGGCGCCATGGGCGCGTTCATCGGGGGAAGCAACACCCTCAGCAACATGATGTTCAGCCTGTTCCAATACAAGGTTGCCGTAATCAGCCACCTCAACCCGGAATGGATCGTCGCGGTTCAGGGCGTCGGCGCTGCGGCGGGCAACATGATCTGTGTGCACAACGTCATCATGGCCTCGGCGGCCGTCGGCCTGCTGGGCCGGGAGGGGGACATTATCCGGAAGACCATCTTTCCGGCCGTCTACTACATCCTTGGAGCGGGAGCCGCAGGCTACATCATGACGCAGGGCTGGGGATTCAATTTCGGCACCATCTACGTCCTGGCGGTCGCGGCGGCCGTCCTCTCGGCCATATACGCGGCGGGCAAGGCGCAACGAATCCATGAAAAACGCTAA
- a CDS encoding MBL fold metallo-hydrolase, with the protein MSKTKMRYLGWSNILIQGEGGDLVFDPFFRKMYGANWADLNDYDKVRVICISHGHHEHYLDSPIIAKKTGAKIVSSAEVCDHLRKHHGIPNEQLVPVLPFEEVELSGFRIVPFDWHHRPINYMNFFKGSVTAAFNFVSNNLLRSPWRARYYGFVVKTPQGESLLNLTEGMNPLFSDGEIDVLKQRFAPDVLIGGHQLVYEGDVARCVQKSGVGRCVLYHPHEKLFGQMKIPSTPVGKVEEVVRAAAPDVEIKFPAPMESFEI; encoded by the coding sequence ATGAGTAAAACAAAAATGCGATACCTAGGCTGGTCCAACATCCTCATTCAGGGCGAGGGGGGCGACCTCGTTTTCGACCCCTTTTTCCGGAAGATGTACGGAGCCAACTGGGCCGATCTTAACGATTACGACAAGGTCCGGGTCATATGCATCTCGCATGGGCACCATGAGCATTACCTGGATTCGCCCATCATTGCGAAAAAAACGGGGGCGAAGATCGTCTCCAGCGCGGAGGTCTGCGATCACCTGCGCAAGCACCACGGCATCCCGAACGAGCAACTCGTTCCGGTCCTGCCCTTTGAAGAGGTTGAACTGAGCGGGTTCCGCATCGTGCCGTTCGACTGGCACCACCGCCCGATTAACTACATGAACTTCTTTAAGGGGAGCGTGACCGCCGCGTTCAACTTCGTTTCCAACAACCTTCTGCGCTCCCCCTGGCGGGCCAGGTACTACGGCTTCGTGGTCAAGACGCCGCAGGGCGAGAGCCTGCTCAACCTGACCGAGGGGATGAATCCGCTTTTCTCCGACGGCGAGATCGATGTGCTCAAGCAGCGCTTCGCCCCCGATGTCCTCATTGGGGGACACCAGTTGGTCTACGAAGGGGATGTGGCCCGCTGCGTCCAGAAAAGCGGGGTCGGGCGATGCGTCCTGTATCACCCCCACGAGAAACTCTTCGGTCAGATGAAAATCCCGTCAACCCCCGTCGGAAAGGTCGAGGAAGTCGTCAGGGCAGCCGCTCCGGACGTCGAGATCAAGTTCCCGGCCCCGATGGAATCCTTTGAAATCTAA